The Bactrocera dorsalis isolate Fly_Bdor chromosome 3, ASM2337382v1, whole genome shotgun sequence genomic interval aaaaaattcatagctttaatgaatatgaattcatcacagtcgcaattttttatattccacagtgaatgctattttgtcacagtcgcaatttttcatatgatactgtaactgctactttgtcacagtcgcaatttttcatatgatactgtgaatgctattttgtcacagtcgcaatttttcatgtgataCTGTAACTGCtactttgtcacagtcgcaatttttcatatgatgcTGTGACtactattttgtcacagtcgcaatttttcatatgatagtGTAACTGCTACTTTGTTCGATAATTCCTGTCACTGCTATTTTAGGAAACTTGTCACAGCTGTGAGCAGTGATTTTTAAGTAGCAGTGACAAAGTCACAGgtactcaaatatttgccatcTCTAAAACAAAATGCCAAATACATAAAAAGAATGAAGTTAGCAAGAATTGCTGTCAAAGGAAAACGTTTCTAGGGTGTGTAtcgtcttaattttttattacttttaacatTTGTACAGCAAAAATACAGTCCAATAAATTTTGCTGAGCTGGtaaattactaattaatttaGTTACTTCACGTACtattactaataaaaaattgtgttgtgAAATAAGTAAAATGTGTGCATATAATCAGCTTTTGAGTAATGAAAAAatggatgtacatacataatggAGTCTACAGAAAGACTGGAGTGTATAGATGTGGTTAATCATGCATAAATCATTAAACAACTAAAATTTCGAAGTTCGCATAATAcagaaaatatacaattttttaataaacgtaACGTAAGTTGGGCAATTGATTTGCAACCTACAATGCCAATTTTCAAATGCCACCCTCAACATAGGGCTTGGTTGGCTGCACCCTTTTCTGACGGATATTGCAGAAAAGTGAATGATTAATcgattaaatggaaaaaataaataaaatttagggattttatcaatttcgatttaatttgaattattttattggattttttgtggaaattaaatgcatttatattttaacgTGATCAAAAAGTCATATTtgcctaaataaataaaaatattttgttcttgtagtataatattgtattaaacgAAATTTAGTAGAAATACGCTAAAGATCCTGCAAATACATCCATTCCCGCAGATATCTTGAGTTGACTCATGcacacattttatatttattagtgTTTATGGTATTtcaatagtatatatatatatatatacatatgtacaaacatgtGTATAATCTTTGCtgtttatatactatatgtacatattagttttttgggaaaaaatggttattaattttgtatgttAAAAATCTATATTGTGCGCCTTGACAGTCTAATATTTCCGAATAATACTTTACGCGATTTAAGCattctatttaatttattgtatatttgttgtCCACATGATGCCGATTTTAAAGTTAGTTAATAACACACAGCTAAGGGtgtcaaaaattacaattaacttTAGTATCGACAACATACATAGAATGTATACAAATCTTCTAGGATTATATACCATAACATAATTTAAATGTAACTAACACAAAATCTTACAAGATGCATGATGTTTCCGCTTTAcctgtaattttaattttacagatATTAGTAAACTTCTAATACTTCAATCAATCTATCATTTCTAAACATCTATATCTTCCATATCCTTAACATATTAATTGTTTCTATCCTAACCAATTTCCTCTAAGACTATTAATTGTTTTTCCTGCTGCCTGAATAATAGCAACTAAATGTGTCTACTAAAAACCTCgttaaaacatttgaaaaaaatcagtttaatTCATTGTGCAAatgtattttgcattttttctttcttttggaCATATTTGCAGCAGCCTTTCAAGAAAACCCTACCAATCTCCACatcaaaaaattaccaaaaaatagTTAGATTTCACTTAATTACCAGCACCTTTATTAAACACATACATTCAAAAAGCACTTTTTACATTCGCCATACGTATAAATCAACAACACTTATAACTAAAATCACACAAACAACTTTGCAAATTCTTTACGACATATATTGTGCGAATTTTCAACCATAGGCCTATCCGAGACAGCCGTTATGGACGTAATGTCATCCTCACTGCAGCAGCAACGTATAGTCGTCGATCAATTGCGACGCGAGGCGTCCATCGCACGTCAGCCGGTCACTGAGTCCTGCGCTCAGATGATCAAATATATCACGGAGCACGAACAGGAGGATTATCTTTTGACTGGATTCTCCAGTCAGAAAGTTAATCCCTTCCGTGAGAAGTCATCATGCACCGTGCTATAAACTATTTACAACATTCAACATGCAAAGCTAGAAAACGCGTTGACATTGCCGATAATGACGTGGGGGTGTCTAAATGGAGAGGAGGTTAAGTTTGGTGCGAAGCTTTGGTGGAATGTACAACAAATTTCTACGAATTTGAAATTGGAGTTTTGCAGTAAATTAATTGCTGTAACGTGGGTGGacgtgtgtaggtgtgtgttgTAGATGTAATAACATGTTGAAGGGGGTAGCGGCCATGAAGAGCGAACGGAAAATGCAAATTTGACAGCGAGGGAGGCAATGAACGCGTACAATTTGAATACGAACAATATCTCAAGTACTATGGGACAATTAAGTACACATATTTAACcaaaataagaaagaaattcaaataactaaatcaagtaaatacatattcaGATGTCTACTCATACAAACGCATTTGATGGTGAATTATATACTAAAACCATTAATCTTTCTGACCACATtcacacatattatatacacaaatatacagtGGGGAGCAAAAGTGATTCCACGATCAACATTTTCATGTTTGAGCGCGCATAAAAAATAGACGAATgaagtaaatgacaaaaactttttttttcttgaatatcTAGTTTATTTCTAACAATTAGGCGTAAATAGCAAAATAGTAACAGAGGCAATCGCATAGttataattcaaaaacaaaaaaaagcggcATGTACTCAGTTTTGCACCATCCgtgaaaaaatgaaagaaatgcattattaatattttgtccaTAGACCCTTATTTTCTATGACCTTTTTTATACGTTGTGGCATGCTCGCAACTAGATTTTCAACAATTGTTTTCGGAATATTATTCCACTCTAGTTCAACACGTCCCCAAAGATCGTTTAGGTCGGATGGGGCTGATTGATACTGTCCGAGCCGTCGCTTCACAATTGACCATAGGTTTTCAATTGGATTGAGGTCGGGACTTTGCGCTGGCCATTCCATCAccttaaaattttggtttcccAGCCattcttttacaattttcgcAGTGTGCTTGGGATCCCCATCTTGCTGAAAAGTGATTTCATGCTCTGGATACGCACACTGGTCAAGAAAATTGGGAAGCTGTGTTtgcaaaatacttaaataatctTCCTTACGCATAATCCCGTCTATTTTGTGCAACGGTCCCACATTCCAAAACGTGAAGCACCCCCAAGCCATTATGTTGCCTCCTCCATGTTTCACTGTTTGCTTCACGTGATGCCTTTGAAGCTTGTCACCGGGTCTACGCCAACAGTACTGTTTTCCATCCGATTGAAAACGGTTAAACTTGCATTCGTCCGACCAGATAACACGTTTCCAGTCTTCAACTGTCCAGTTTCTGTGTACCTTTGCGAATTTTAGTCGTGCCTTAACATTTTTCTCGGATAAAGctggtttgttttttttcacaGCTGCGACGTAACCAATCCTAGCCAGCGCTCTTCTAGCTGTCCATCGACTTActcctttatttattttcttggaAGCCTCTGCTGGCGTTAAAAGCTTATCTTTCCTCATTTTGGACATCATAAGTCGAGCGTCAGAGTCTGTTAGAAGGCGGCGGCGACCATTCAACATGTTTTcaacacaaacattttttcttttttgcaccTTGACTACCACTGATTGACTAACTTGCAGTTTGTCAGCAATAGTGCGTGTCGAACAGCCACTCTTAGTCAGGGAAACAATACTATTTTCTTTATCTGGAGACAGCTTCTTCATTTTTCAAGAACAATTTAGAGACTAATTtccaaattcaataaaatgacTACAAACTTGTGGAAAAGAGTGATTCTTTGAATTATGACAACGAATaatgaatacaaaaatacatataacagTAAATCTGCAGGTCAATTGCTGATAAAAAAGTAAGAACAGCAAAAATATGTGCGAATAACGGATGGTGCAAAACTGAGTACAAgccgcttttttttgtttttgatttataacTGTGCCATTGCTTCTGTTACTATTTTGCTATTTACGCCTAATTGTTAGAAATAAACTAgatattcaagaaaaaaaaagtttttgtcatttacttcATTCGTCTATTTTTTATGCGCGCTCAAACATGAAAATGTTGATCATGGAATCACTTTTGCTCCCCACTGTATATTTATCTACAATTtgtaaaccaaaaatttaatatgattaTAGGCCGCGAGAGCTAAAGTGTGGCAAACAGAAATCTTTGACTAGCAATTTAAAGACCACCAAGAATTAGAACCACCATAAAAGTTCTTAAAACAGTATGTAATAGTTCACATAGATTCCCGAAAGCCATGTTATCTTGTATAAAACACACTTACTACACACTCTCGCATTTACACGATACAGACTTATACAAAAGTAAGTGCAATTGCAcacattacaaaaataataaaaaaaaattataattctttatatttctgtgtaaactaatttataaaaacatatactatatactctatgctaaaggaaaatataataaataaagttaacCTATGTATTGGCAAAATAtccaacaacaaacattttttttgttttcaaacacACGAAAATTCGTCAAATTTATCATTGTCGATGAGCAAATACTTTAGTAAGCACTTAAAACCGATTCAAATACTATTAGGTTGGACTCACACATATCTAAGTACTAAATGTGAGCGGTTTTAGGGAGAAGTGGTGGGAATAGTACGAGTGAGATGAACCTTACTCAATATGAAGTTggaaagcaaaagcaaatattttattacaaatttaaacaacataaaatagAAGTTATACCACGGAGGCACTTAGCAACaagtagtatatacatataaacgaagtggaaaaaatatatattaacactTAAGTTATTGTTAAAGCGCTCTTTGTGGTTGCGCACTAAAAAGCAAAGCAATTTACTAACGATACATAAACggttattaaaaacaaaaacgttatATACTCAACCAAAAACGCGGATATCCAAGCAGTTAAACAGTTTACGAAaggcaaattaattaattacagcCTATATATTCGTACTATGCACGCGATTTATAAAACCAAAAGCATAATAAtgctatatatgcatatataatatttatgatgATTACACGAAATTAGTAATATTAGCGGACATTTGATtgtattattatcaaaatatttatcaagcttAAAAgttagttaatattttattcaaacttaACTAAAGTTCAGTAAattatcagaaaaaaaaatctatattaaaaattttattaaattaattaatcaaatataaagtaaacatcacacgaaaaacaaaatataagtaGTACGAACGACAACAAGTAAGACACATTTAAAGCGGATTTCCTATGCATATTTTTAGACGGTATAGACTTTTACTGTTTACTAGAGTTGCGAAGAGTTTGGTGCACAAAAAACTGGACTATTAAGAGCAAAACAATGCGAATAGGCGGCATTTTACGCgtacaaataataaaagaaaattaaaaagaaattgtaaCGAAAACAAATGCTTTTCACACGCGATCAAAGACGATCACAGTTTGAATATCACTGATGATTTTAAAATGTTAGCGATGGTCATATTATAAGGTGGGTATTGCCGGTGGAATACCATTAAAAATCGCTCTGGTATGCAATCAATTAATATCAAGACATTGTTTCGGATATGTTACTTTAGCATGCTTCTTCCACTTGTTTAggttcaaaaaatatacatacatacattaaatagatatattttatgaaattaaaagtcAAATAAGTAGGGGATAAAACGAAAACTtgtgatataatttttaaaacaatgcaaccttaagttaacaaaataataatggtacacatattacatatatatttttataaaattatgtgttGTAAAAATGTTAGTTTGTGTATGTGTTAAGTGTTTCCTTTAATTGTTGCCAAAGTCGCAAATACTTCTTCCGCAAATATAGCGTATAATCAAAAAGTGAAAAGAtccgaaattaaaatttcgattaACCAACCATATATCCCCATACTTCCATTATTTAAAagcatttgtgtgtgtttggtaGTAGAAACTCTACGACGTATGTATATTAGTCGTTTGATAGCAAGGTATAGTTGTTTGTAACTAATTAGATGATATTTCTTCGAAAGCAACGAATAGGTTACCGATAACCTGACTTTAGTTAGGCAAACCGTTAGGAGGCGTCAAAAGTGCAAATGCTAATAAGAAAGTAGTgcggaaaattttgaaatgtttatattcaaaatatatttaatttaatatttattttagtaaagactcttatttttacaacatttaaattcaacaatttatttattaactaaaaaaaatagttaatgcTCTGAGCTGGTGTGcaattaaaataactcaaactTAAGCAAATGCAAATCGCGTGAATTTAAGAATGCAACTGTCGTTAACGTTGGTACGGCAACATGTGTCAAACTGCAGTGACATTTATTGCTAAGGAAAGTAAATGCCAGGAAATCCCTTTAAATGTCATTAACGTCGTTCGTTtaagttaaaaatacaaatatataaacatttattcaaagtagttacAACATCCTGATGCGTAAAATGATGAGTAACTAATATagtaatatttcaataaataaatatttattcgtaAGGAGAcaaatgatttaattattaatactaTATGGggca includes:
- the LOC105222676 gene encoding guanine nucleotide-binding protein subunit gamma-1, with protein sequence MDVMSSSLQQQRIVVDQLRREASIARQPVTESCAQMIKYITEHEQEDYLLTGFSSQKVNPFREKSSCTVL